The following are encoded together in the Hippoglossus stenolepis isolate QCI-W04-F060 chromosome 12, HSTE1.2, whole genome shotgun sequence genome:
- the tmem87b gene encoding transmembrane protein 87A isoform X1, translated as MAAAVRMRTWSCATGGVFPPWGVLLLGLLSSIHAAVAAPETGLWRSTLVNTSRPLLLRKSMFKDTDVELKVVSFGCPEEVTFSIHWYLKYYPCHNEFSNIEEMYERTPLSRGEGLDPNPLGQGEFIEHKYRPVTCNSALRSFPMLKKAKADPRPIVPPKVPDENETKLITEEYESNSATKNPSVNIKDNVIATTWKDGPYLLVVKIVPSKQDSNWNLTVNVVMKGSHGYISITEWPLMIFYMVMCIVYILYALLWFAWAACYWKDLLRIQFWIAGVIFLGMVEMAVFCAEYENTNAVGSASSGLLIFAELVSALKRTLARLLVIIVSLGYGIVKPRLGTVMHRVVGLGVLYFAFASIEGVLRITGAKDSDLALLANIPLALLDSSLCWWIFVSLAQTIKTLKLRRNPVKLSLYRHFTNTLIFAVIASIIFMGWTTTKFRLADCQSDWIELWVEDAFWRFLFSIILLVIMFLWRPSANNQRYAFTPLIDDSDDEIEEFITSTNLADGIKLRSTKGDTNGTVKPAETNAEDDLKWVEDNIPSSLADVALPVLLDSDEEIMTTKYEMSKLE; from the exons ATGGCTGCCGCGGTAAGGATGAGGACGTGGAGCTGTGCGACCGGAGGAGTTTTCCCCCCGTGGGGAGTCCTGCTCCTGGGTTTACTCAGCTCCATACACGCGGCTGTCGCAGCTCCAGAGACCGGACTGTGGAGGAGCACCCTTGTAAAT ACCTCAAGACCGCTGCTGTTAAGAAAATCCATGTTTAAAGACACTGATGTTGAATTGAAAG TTGTGTCGTTTGGCTGTCCCGAGGAGGTGACCTTCAGCATTCACTGGTATTTAAAATACTACCCCTGTCACAATGAATTCAGCAACATTGAA GAAATGTATGAGAGAACGCCTCTGAGTCGTGGAGAGGGCCTGGATCCAAATCCCCTCGGACAAGGAGAGTTCATCGAACACAAGTACAGGCCTGTGACGTGTAACAGTGCACTACGCTCTTTCCCGATGCTCAaa AAAGCCAAAGCAGACCCACGACCAATTGTTCCACCTAAAGTGCCA gatgaaaatgaaacaaaattaaTTACTGAGGAGTATGAGAGCAACAGCGCCACAAAGAATCCCAGTGTAAACATCAAAGACAACGTCATTGCCACCACATGGAAGGATGGGCCGTACCTGCTGGTTGTTAAGATTGTGCCCAGTAAACAGGACTCTAACTGGAATTTAACAG tgaATGTGGTGATGAAAGGCAGCCATGGCTACATTTCTATCACAGAGTGGCCTCTCATGATT TTCTACATGGTGATGTGCATCGTGTACATCCTTTATGCCCTGCTGTGGTTTGCCTGGGCAGCGTGCTACTGGAAGGATCTGCTGAGGATCCAGTTCTGGATCGCAGGCGTCATATTCCTCGGGATGGTGGAGATGGCCGTATTCTGCGCTGAATACGAAAACACCAATGCTGTCGGCTCTGCTT CTTCAGGCTTGTTGATCTTTGCCGAGCTGGTCTCTGCCCTCAAGAGGACTTTGGCTCGATTGCTCGTCATCATCGTCAGTCTTGGCTATGGAATTGTAAA gCCTCGACTGGGGACAGTGATGCATAGAGTCGTGGGGCTCGGTGTCCTCTACTTTGCCTTTGCAAGCATTGAAGGTGTCTTGAGGATTACTGGG GCGAAAGACTCTGACTTGGCCCTGCTGGCCAACATTCCCCTGGCTCTGCTTGACTCCTCTCTATGCTGGTGG ATCTTTGTCAGCCTGGCACAAACCATCAAGACTCTGAAGCTGAGGAGAAACCCTGTCAAGTTGTCTCTCTACAGGCACTTTACAAACACGCTGATATTTGCTGTGATTG CTTCAATCATTTTCATGGGCTGGACAACAACAAAATTCCGGCTTGCAGATTGTCAGTCT GATTGGATCGAGCTGTGGGTGGAAGACGCTTTCTGGAGGTTCTTGTTCTCCATCATTCTGCTCGTCATTATGTTTTTATGGAGACCATCGGCAAACAACCAAAG GTATGCCTTCACACCTCTCATTGATGACTCAGACGATGAGATCGAAGAGTTCATCACCTCTACAAATCTTG CAGATGGCATTAAGTTGAGATCAACTAAAGGTGACACAAATGGCACAGTGAAGCCTGCAGAAACAAACGCA GAGGATGACTTGAAGTGGGTGGAGGACAACATTCCCAGCTCTCTTGCTGATGT AGCTCTTCCAGTCCTGCTCGACTCAGACGAG gaAATCATGACAACAAAGTATGAGATGTCAAAGCTGGAGTGA
- the tmem87b gene encoding transmembrane protein 87A isoform X2, protein MAAAVRMRTWSCATGGVFPPWGVLLLGLLSSIHAAVAAPETGLWRSTLVNTSRPLLLRKSMFKDTDVELKVVSFGCPEEVTFSIHWYLKYYPCHNEFSNIEEMYERTPLSRGEGLDPNPLGQGEFIEHKYRPVTCNSALRSFPMLKKAKADPRPIVPPKVPDENETKLITEEYESNSATKNPSVNIKDNVIATTWKDGPYLLVVKIVPSKQDSNWNLTVNVVMKGSHGYISITEWPLMIFYMVMCIVYILYALLWFAWAACYWKDLLRIQFWIAGVIFLGMVEMAVFCAEYENTNAVGSASSGLLIFAELVSALKRTLARLLVIIVSLGYGIVKPRLGTVMHRVVGLGVLYFAFASIEGVLRITGDRDNGPSLITAICLAVLDSCAIWFIFVSLAQTIKTLKLRRNPVKLSLYRHFTNTLIFAVIASIIFMGWTTTKFRLADCQSDWIELWVEDAFWRFLFSIILLVIMFLWRPSANNQRYAFTPLIDDSDDEIEEFITSTNLADGIKLRSTKGDTNGTVKPAETNAEDDLKWVEDNIPSSLADVALPVLLDSDEEIMTTKYEMSKLE, encoded by the exons ATGGCTGCCGCGGTAAGGATGAGGACGTGGAGCTGTGCGACCGGAGGAGTTTTCCCCCCGTGGGGAGTCCTGCTCCTGGGTTTACTCAGCTCCATACACGCGGCTGTCGCAGCTCCAGAGACCGGACTGTGGAGGAGCACCCTTGTAAAT ACCTCAAGACCGCTGCTGTTAAGAAAATCCATGTTTAAAGACACTGATGTTGAATTGAAAG TTGTGTCGTTTGGCTGTCCCGAGGAGGTGACCTTCAGCATTCACTGGTATTTAAAATACTACCCCTGTCACAATGAATTCAGCAACATTGAA GAAATGTATGAGAGAACGCCTCTGAGTCGTGGAGAGGGCCTGGATCCAAATCCCCTCGGACAAGGAGAGTTCATCGAACACAAGTACAGGCCTGTGACGTGTAACAGTGCACTACGCTCTTTCCCGATGCTCAaa AAAGCCAAAGCAGACCCACGACCAATTGTTCCACCTAAAGTGCCA gatgaaaatgaaacaaaattaaTTACTGAGGAGTATGAGAGCAACAGCGCCACAAAGAATCCCAGTGTAAACATCAAAGACAACGTCATTGCCACCACATGGAAGGATGGGCCGTACCTGCTGGTTGTTAAGATTGTGCCCAGTAAACAGGACTCTAACTGGAATTTAACAG tgaATGTGGTGATGAAAGGCAGCCATGGCTACATTTCTATCACAGAGTGGCCTCTCATGATT TTCTACATGGTGATGTGCATCGTGTACATCCTTTATGCCCTGCTGTGGTTTGCCTGGGCAGCGTGCTACTGGAAGGATCTGCTGAGGATCCAGTTCTGGATCGCAGGCGTCATATTCCTCGGGATGGTGGAGATGGCCGTATTCTGCGCTGAATACGAAAACACCAATGCTGTCGGCTCTGCTT CTTCAGGCTTGTTGATCTTTGCCGAGCTGGTCTCTGCCCTCAAGAGGACTTTGGCTCGATTGCTCGTCATCATCGTCAGTCTTGGCTATGGAATTGTAAA gCCTCGACTGGGGACAGTGATGCATAGAGTCGTGGGGCTCGGTGTCCTCTACTTTGCCTTTGCAAGCATTGAAGGTGTCTTGAGGATTACTGGG GATAGAGACAATGGCCCTTCTCTCATCACAGCTATTTGTCTGGCTGTGCTTGACTCCTGTGCCATCTGGTTC ATCTTTGTCAGCCTGGCACAAACCATCAAGACTCTGAAGCTGAGGAGAAACCCTGTCAAGTTGTCTCTCTACAGGCACTTTACAAACACGCTGATATTTGCTGTGATTG CTTCAATCATTTTCATGGGCTGGACAACAACAAAATTCCGGCTTGCAGATTGTCAGTCT GATTGGATCGAGCTGTGGGTGGAAGACGCTTTCTGGAGGTTCTTGTTCTCCATCATTCTGCTCGTCATTATGTTTTTATGGAGACCATCGGCAAACAACCAAAG GTATGCCTTCACACCTCTCATTGATGACTCAGACGATGAGATCGAAGAGTTCATCACCTCTACAAATCTTG CAGATGGCATTAAGTTGAGATCAACTAAAGGTGACACAAATGGCACAGTGAAGCCTGCAGAAACAAACGCA GAGGATGACTTGAAGTGGGTGGAGGACAACATTCCCAGCTCTCTTGCTGATGT AGCTCTTCCAGTCCTGCTCGACTCAGACGAG gaAATCATGACAACAAAGTATGAGATGTCAAAGCTGGAGTGA
- the mertka gene encoding tyrosine-protein kinase Mer, producing the protein MAQNPTQGWFGLFLSTSTIVAILAWSPACAQHSRNRVHRPIRTSEPVVIAGRVSRLYLSPDQLRQLHFKPTIRSIQLSEGHESKFNCSINIPDARVEPTIYWVRNGQDLAANAQVVINELQTVTDGVTTLLSTVSINHVQRTDAGAYRCRLSIGNTLVESQPIVVEVNGLPTFIHQPEDRNITRDTPFTLSCEAVGPPDPIQIHWLRDGLHVGDIHNSSSNYSVSGVDKYTQFSCEAYNAKGVTTSREANIHIKELPSPVYNVTVLEIRSNKLLLSWSPGHDGYSPLTKCHIRVKEVSRRKGEVMTTRFVNVTVPPFQSEIPGLQALTPYNMSVSCSNEVGVSPVSMWIQSNTTEGVPSVYPRNLTIQLNESWLVIRWKPPPDDKINGILRGYDVILRHGMQEKKIHSDTTTAFVPVQEFNTTYSVEVAACTQAGSGMVSPRVWLFVPEDKSSVHPSSSPDTGVPDSVYVVLGVVCGVCLLLIVLWGVICVHNRTSDSWFGQVFGGGEKPQPVVQYKPHRSYNRSVIEVTLANLGVSDELQAKLQDVMVLRNLLSIGKILGEGEFGSVVEGHLKQPDGTSEKVAVKTMKLDSFSHREIEEFLNEAACMKDFNHPNVIKLLGVCLEVGSGHFPKPMVILPFMKYGDLHSFLLRSRLGESPMFLPTQTLLKFMDDIASGMEYLSGRNFLHRDLAARNCMLRDDMTVCVADFGLSKKIYSGDYYRQGRIAKMPVKWIAVESLADRVFTVKSDVWAFGITMWEITTRGMTPYPGIPNHEIYDYLVEGHRPKQPTDCLDELYEIMYSCWRADPLDRPFFPQLREMLEKLTDKLPESFSREDIIYINTSFPEEDLDGDTHPAEHPVFSSSPSCSQWAAENSVVTVDIHGSVEDEEDEGDDRYVVVISDPSLRSAAADTPLLSSDALNRANGDTGIDHSSSDTSFLL; encoded by the exons ATGGCACAGAATCCAACTCAAGGCTGGTTTGGACTTTTTCTCTCTACGTCGACCATAGTGGCCATTCTCGCGTGGAGTCCTGCCTGCg CTCAGCATTCTAGGAACCGGGTTCACCGACCAATCAGGACCTCTGAGCCTGTTGTGATAGCAGGCAGAGTTTCAAGGTTGTATCTGAGCCCTGATCAGCTCCGACAGCTGCATTTCAAACCCACCATCCGCTCCATCCAGCTGTCAGAGGGCCACGAATCCAAGTTCAACTGCTCCATCAACATCCCTGACGCCCGGGTGGAGCCCACCATCTACTGGGTGAGGAACGGCCAGGACCTGGCAGCAAACGCTCAGGTGGTGATCAACGAGCTCCAGACTGTCACAGATGGGGTCACGACTCTCCTCTCCACTGTCAG CATCAACCATGTGCAGAGAACGGATGCTGGGGCGTATCGCTGCCGGCTGAGCATCGGCAACACGCTGGTGGAGTCTCAGCCAATCGTCGTGGAGGTGAATG GTCTACCGACATTTATCCATCAACCCGAAGACAGGAACATAACAAGAGACACGCCTTTCACGCTGTCGTGTGAGGCAGTGGGACCCCCGGACCCCATTCAGATCCACTGGCTCCGTGATGGATTACATGTTGGTGACATTCATAACTCTTCCAGCAACTACTCTGTGTCAG GTGTGGACAAGTACACTCAGTTCAGCTGTGAAGCTTACAACGCGAAGGGCGTCACCACCTCCAGAGAAGCAAATATCCACATTAAAG AGCTTCCCAGTCCTGTgtataatgtgactgtgttggAAATCCGGTCCAATAAGTTGCTGTTGAGCTGGAGCCCTGGTCACGATGGTTACTCTCCGCTCACCAAATGCCACATCAGG GTTAAAGAGGTGAGTCGGCGGAAGGGGGAGGTGATGACCACCAGGTTCGTCAACGTCACAGTGCCGCCATTCCAGTCTGAAATCCCTGGGCTACAGGCTTTGACGCCGTACAACATGAGTGTGTCCTGCAGCAATGAGGTTGGAGTGTCTCCTGTCAGCATGTGGATCCAGAGCAACACCACAGAGGGAG TGCCATCAGTTTATCCCCGAAACCTCACCATACAGCTGAACGAGTCGTGGCTGGTGATCAGGTGGAAGCCTCCGCCAGATGATAAGATAAATGGCATCCTGCGTGGTTACGATGTCATTCTCAGACACGGCATGCAAGAGAAAAAG aTCCACAGTGACACTACCACAGCCTTTGTACCTGTCCAGGAATTCAACACAACCTACAGTGTGGAGGTGGCAGCGTGCACGCAGGCAGGGAGCGGCATGGTCAGCCCACGAGTCTGGCTGTTTGTGCCAGAAGACA aATCATCCGTGCACCCATCGTCCAGCCCTGACACTGGGGTCCCAGACTCTGTGTACGTCGTGCTGGGAGTGGTGTGTGGCGTCTGTCTCCTGCTCATCGTCCTCTGGGGGGTTATCTGTGTACACAACAGGACTTCTGACTCTTGGTTTGG gcAGGTGTTTGGAGGTGGAGAAAAGCCGCAGCCTGTCGTCCAGTACAAACCCCACAGATCCTACAATCGATCGGTCATAGAAGTCACAC TTGCGAACCTTGGTGTTAGCGATGAACTCCAGGCCAAACTTCAGGACGTGATGGTCCTTAGGAACCTGCTCTCGATAGGGAAGATTCTTGGAGAGG GTGAGTTTGGCTCGGTGGTGGAGGGACATTTGAAGCAACCAGACGGAACATCAGAAAAAGTAGCTGTGAAGACGATGAAAC TGGACAGCTTCTCTCACAGGGAGATTGAAGAGTTCCTGAATGAGGCGGCCTGCATGAAGGATTTCAACCATCCTAACGTCATCAAACTGCTCG GTGTTTGCTTGGAAGTTGGCTCAGGACATTTTCCCAAGCCCATGGTCATTCTGCCATTCATGAAATACGGAGATCTGCACAGCTTCCTGCTGCGCTCACGCCTGGGAGAGAGCCCAATG TTCTTGCCCACGCAGACCCTCCTGAAGTTCATGGATGACATTGCTTCGGGTATGGAGTATCTCAGCGGACGCAACTTTCTACATCGTGACCTGGCGGCTCGCAACTGCAT GCTGCGTGATGACATGACAGTGTGTGTAGCAGACTTTGGTTTATCTAAGAAGATCTACAGTGGAGATTATTACAGGCAAGGCAGGATAGCCAAGATGCCTGTGAAATGGATCGCAGTGGAGAGTCTGGCAGACAGAGTCTTTACTGTAAAGAGTGATGTG tgggCTTTTGGCATCACCATGTGGGAGATCACTACACGAGGCATGACTCCCTACCCTGGCATCCCAAACCATGAGATATACGACTACCTTGTTGAAGGACACAGACCGAAACAACCAACAGACTGTTTAGATGAACT GTATGAGATCATGTACAGCTGCTGGAGGGCCGATCCACTGGACCGACCTTTCTTCCCCCAACTGCGGGAAATGTTGGAAAAGCTCACGGACAAGCTCCCAGAGTCTTTCAGCAGGGAGGATATCATCTATATTAACACCAGCTTTCCTGAAGAGGACCTCGATGGGGACACACATCCTGCAGAGCATCCCGTGTTCAGCTCGTCCCCTTCCTGCAGCCAATGGGCTGCAGAAAATTCAGTGGTCACCGTGGACATTCACGGGAGcgtggaggatgaggaagacgagggcGATGACCGCTACGTGGTGGTGATCTCTGATCCTTCCCTGAGATCTGCTGCAGCGGACACTCCTCTTCTGTCGAGTGATGCTTTAAATCGAGCAAACGGAGACACTGGGATTGACCACAGCTCAAGTGACACGTCTTTCCTGCTCTAA